From the genome of Mycoplasma anserisalpingitidis, one region includes:
- the pheS gene encoding phenylalanine--tRNA ligase subunit alpha has translation MQLKLEDINTLEDLKVYKNKVYSEGGEIFELQNQIKTCEPSMKKEIGMKLSKLRNEYEEFFKLAEERVKEISISKKIQSEFIDVTKPTHKVGSLHPITIVENRLKEWFNQHGYFQSEAGEIVSDLYNFERLNIPQDHPARAMHDSLYINSTTLLRTHNTGITAVELERFANKEFSTYAIGKVYRNDEDDATHSHQFTQVDFVSVGKVSFPNLIWTLKSLLSYVFEEELEIRLRPSYFPFTEPSVEVDIFYKNRWIEVLGAGMLHPNVLSAAGYTDKNLNGFAAGVGIERITMIKYGISDIRDLYKNDLRILEQFNNER, from the coding sequence ATGCAATTAAAGTTAGAAGATATTAATACTTTAGAAGATTTAAAAGTTTACAAAAATAAAGTTTATTCTGAAGGCGGAGAAATTTTTGAACTTCAAAACCAAATAAAAACTTGTGAACCTTCAATGAAAAAAGAAATTGGAATGAAATTAAGCAAACTAAGAAATGAATATGAAGAATTTTTTAAATTAGCTGAAGAAAGAGTTAAAGAAATTTCAATTAGTAAAAAAATTCAAAGTGAATTTATTGATGTAACTAAACCAACTCATAAAGTAGGTTCTCTTCATCCAATCACTATTGTTGAAAATAGATTGAAAGAGTGATTTAATCAACATGGTTATTTCCAAAGCGAAGCTGGCGAAATAGTAAGTGATCTATATAACTTTGAAAGATTGAATATTCCTCAAGATCACCCAGCTAGAGCAATGCATGACTCACTTTATATTAATTCCACCACTTTACTTAGAACACATAATACTGGGATTACAGCAGTAGAATTAGAAAGATTCGCTAATAAAGAGTTTTCAACTTACGCTATAGGAAAAGTGTATAGAAATGATGAAGACGACGCAACTCATTCACACCAATTTACTCAAGTAGATTTTGTAAGTGTTGGAAAAGTTAGTTTCCCTAATTTAATTTGAACCTTAAAATCACTTTTAAGTTATGTTTTCGAAGAAGAACTTGAAATTAGATTAAGACCAAGTTATTTTCCATTCACTGAACCTTCAGTTGAAGTGGATATCTTCTACAAAAATAGATGAATCGAAGTTCTTGGAGCTGGTATGTTGCACCCCAATGTTTTAAGTGCTGCTGGTTATACTGATAAAAACTTAAATGGTTTTGCTGCTGGTGTTGGTATTGAAAGAATCACAATGATTAAATATGGTATATCAGACATAAGAGATTTATATAAAAATGATTTAAGAATTTTGGAGCAATTCAATAATGAAAGATAG
- the glyA gene encoding serine hydroxymethyltransferase, which yields MYQKIKLNDIDVQNAINNELVRQENHIELIASENYASEDVLKAQGSVLTNKYGEGYPGKRYYGSCENVDIVESLAIERLKKLFNVEYANVQPYSGSVANAAAIASVVPSGGKIMGLSLDCGGHLTHGYKISFSGIFYEAVSYKLDKNGLLDYDEILKQAQIEKPDLIIAGYSAYPRIIDFAKFREICDKVGAKLMVDIAHIAGLIVAGVHPSPVGYADIITSTTHKTLRGARGGVIMTNNPEIAKKVDRWVFPGYQGGPLFHAIAGKAVGFYEALQPGFKTYGENVVKNSKKFAQYFIDKGVKVISNGTDNHLFMIDVNSSYNIAGRDAEVILEKFNITINKNSIPFDTLSPTLASGIRLGTAAMTSRDFDKWEELAEIIDYVLSNYNLIVNNDISIQTKVEEIKQKVQQFTKNYPIKKQYF from the coding sequence ATGTATCAAAAAATTAAATTAAATGATATAGATGTACAAAATGCGATTAATAATGAATTAGTTAGACAAGAAAATCATATTGAATTAATCGCTTCAGAAAACTACGCTTCAGAAGATGTTCTTAAAGCACAAGGCTCAGTTTTGACAAATAAATATGGTGAAGGTTATCCAGGTAAAAGATATTATGGTTCTTGTGAAAATGTAGATATTGTCGAATCTTTAGCGATTGAAAGATTAAAAAAACTTTTTAATGTAGAATATGCTAATGTTCAACCATATTCTGGAAGTGTTGCTAATGCTGCAGCAATAGCTTCAGTTGTTCCAAGTGGCGGAAAAATCATGGGTCTTTCACTTGATTGCGGTGGTCATTTAACTCATGGGTACAAAATAAGCTTTAGTGGAATTTTCTATGAAGCAGTTTCATATAAACTAGATAAAAACGGTTTACTTGATTATGACGAAATTCTTAAGCAAGCCCAAATTGAAAAACCAGATTTAATTATTGCTGGTTACTCAGCGTATCCAAGAATTATAGATTTTGCTAAATTTAGAGAAATTTGTGATAAAGTTGGTGCTAAATTAATGGTTGATATTGCTCATATTGCTGGACTTATCGTTGCTGGAGTGCATCCTTCACCAGTAGGTTATGCTGACATCATTACTTCAACAACTCACAAAACTCTTCGTGGAGCTCGTGGTGGGGTTATTATGACTAATAATCCAGAAATAGCTAAAAAAGTTGACCGCTGAGTTTTTCCCGGATATCAAGGTGGACCTCTTTTCCATGCTATTGCAGGTAAAGCCGTTGGTTTTTATGAGGCGTTACAACCAGGATTTAAAACCTATGGAGAAAATGTTGTAAAAAATTCAAAAAAATTTGCTCAATACTTTATCGACAAAGGGGTAAAAGTAATATCTAATGGAACTGATAATCACTTATTTATGATCGATGTAAATTCAAGTTATAATATCGCTGGTAGAGATGCTGAAGTTATTCTTGAAAAATTTAATATTACCATAAATAAAAACTCAATTCCTTTTGACACACTTTCACCTACTTTAGCAAGTGGAATTAGACTTGGTACTGCAGCTATGACTTCAAGAGATTTTGATAAATGAGAAGAATTGGCTGAAATAATTGATTATGTTTTATCTAACTACAATTTAATTGTAAACAATGATATTTCGATACAAACTAAAGTAGAAGAAATTAAACAAAAAGTACAACAATTTACTAAAAACTACCCTATTAAAAAACAATATTTTTAA
- the atpA gene encoding F0F1 ATP synthase subunit alpha codes for MANRIDDISAIIKDRIKNYESKTNYAEVGRIISIGDGIALANGLEKVKNSEIVVINNDVYGLALNLEEEVVGITVFGNANSISEGDIVKRTGEVISVNVGDELLGRVINSLGFPIDGKGSIESNKKREIFKVAPGVMTRKEVNQPLETGILSIDSMIPIGKGQRELIIGDRQTGKTAIAIDTIINQKGKDVYCVYVAIGQKNSTVAQIVKKLSDSGALEYTTIVASSASELAPQQYIAPYTGVTIAEEWMSKGKDVLIVYDDLSKHAIAYRTLSLLLRRPPGREAYPGDVFYLHSQLLERAARVTKEFGGGSITALPIIETQQGDISAYIPTNVISITDGQIFTKESLFNSGQRPAVDVGFSVSRVGSSAQTKAMKRVVGSLKLDLAQYNEMQAFAQFGSDLDESTKTILDHGAKVYELLKQEQYSPLTQAAQTVLLLGVKERIINPLPKESISTYKEEVIRYIEHHPDIFSEISNETVLTDELYEKIAFDLARIVKQIILTIPNYDPVLYKSIPEKYNKEM; via the coding sequence ATGGCTAACAGAATAGACGATATATCAGCAATAATTAAAGATCGTATTAAAAATTATGAATCTAAAACAAATTATGCTGAAGTCGGAAGAATTATTTCTATTGGTGATGGAATTGCTCTAGCTAATGGACTAGAAAAAGTTAAAAACTCTGAAATAGTTGTAATTAACAATGATGTTTATGGTTTAGCATTAAACCTTGAAGAAGAAGTTGTTGGAATTACCGTTTTTGGAAATGCTAACTCTATTAGTGAAGGTGATATAGTTAAACGTACTGGTGAAGTTATTTCTGTTAATGTTGGAGATGAATTACTTGGACGTGTAATTAACTCACTTGGGTTCCCTATCGATGGTAAAGGATCGATTGAATCAAATAAAAAACGTGAAATATTCAAAGTTGCGCCTGGAGTTATGACTCGTAAAGAAGTTAACCAACCACTTGAAACTGGTATTTTATCAATCGATTCAATGATCCCTATTGGTAAAGGTCAACGTGAATTAATTATTGGTGATCGTCAAACAGGTAAAACTGCTATTGCAATCGACACAATCATTAATCAAAAAGGTAAAGATGTTTATTGTGTTTATGTAGCAATTGGTCAAAAAAACTCAACTGTAGCTCAAATAGTTAAAAAACTTTCAGATTCAGGTGCGCTTGAATACACAACAATTGTTGCTTCTAGTGCTAGTGAATTAGCACCTCAACAATATATTGCCCCTTATACTGGAGTTACTATTGCTGAAGAGTGAATGTCGAAAGGTAAAGATGTTTTAATCGTTTATGACGATCTTTCAAAACATGCTATAGCTTATAGAACACTTTCATTACTTCTTAGAAGACCACCTGGTCGTGAAGCTTACCCAGGAGATGTATTTTATTTACACTCACAATTACTTGAACGTGCTGCTAGAGTAACTAAAGAATTTGGTGGTGGTTCAATTACTGCACTGCCAATTATCGAAACTCAACAAGGAGATATTTCAGCTTATATCCCAACTAATGTTATTTCTATTACTGATGGTCAAATTTTTACCAAAGAAAGTCTATTCAACTCTGGACAACGTCCGGCTGTTGATGTTGGTTTCTCAGTTAGTCGGGTAGGTTCATCAGCTCAAACTAAAGCTATGAAACGTGTAGTTGGATCACTTAAACTTGATTTAGCTCAATATAATGAAATGCAAGCATTTGCTCAATTTGGTTCAGACTTAGACGAGTCAACCAAAACCATTCTCGATCATGGTGCTAAAGTCTATGAATTACTTAAGCAAGAACAATATTCACCACTTACTCAAGCAGCTCAAACAGTATTACTTCTAGGAGTTAAGGAAAGAATTATTAATCCACTTCCTAAAGAAAGTATTTCTACTTACAAAGAAGAAGTTATTAGATATATCGAACATCATCCAGATATCTTTAGCGAAATTTCAAATGAAACTGTTTTAACAGATGAGTTATATGAAAAAATCGCTTTTGATTTAGCAAGAATTGTAAAACAAATTATTCTAACAATCCCTAATTATGATCCAGTACTATACAAAAGTATTCCAGAAAAATATAATAAGGAAATGTAA
- the atpG gene encoding ATP synthase F1 subunit gamma, whose product MPNLNGLKNRISVVANTKKITNAMELVSASKLRVIKKEYDNIQNYKNSLENTFSDIIDHISKGELDTLFPVDKSNESELYIIITSDLGLCGSYNSNIINLARTRVKENDKLILIGNKGISQANKLIKNKENILKSFAEVGNKFSYELASLIASESFDLYKQSIISKINIIYTKFVNNVVQEAEIKTLFPLEIKTDHKSVHTEIEFEPSAEEVLKNAIPLYLSSLIYALGAASKLSEMASRRNAMENATDNAQEIEQTLILEYNSTRQGLITQEITEIVSGADAT is encoded by the coding sequence ATGCCGAATTTAAATGGTTTAAAAAACCGTATTTCTGTAGTTGCTAATACTAAAAAGATTACAAATGCTATGGAATTGGTTAGTGCATCTAAATTAAGAGTTATAAAGAAAGAATACGACAATATTCAAAATTATAAAAACTCACTTGAAAATACTTTTAGTGATATTATAGACCACATCAGCAAAGGTGAATTAGACACTCTTTTTCCTGTGGATAAATCAAACGAAAGTGAGCTTTATATTATTATAACTAGTGATTTAGGTTTATGTGGATCATATAATTCAAATATTATAAACTTAGCTAGAACTAGAGTTAAAGAAAATGATAAATTAATTTTAATTGGAAATAAAGGAATTTCTCAAGCAAATAAATTAATTAAGAATAAAGAAAATATTCTCAAGAGTTTTGCTGAAGTTGGAAATAAATTTTCTTATGAATTAGCTTCGTTAATTGCTAGTGAATCATTTGATTTATATAAACAAAGCATAATCAGCAAAATTAATATTATTTATACAAAATTTGTTAATAATGTTGTTCAAGAAGCTGAAATTAAAACATTATTCCCTTTAGAAATTAAAACAGATCACAAAAGCGTTCATACTGAAATCGAATTTGAACCTAGTGCTGAAGAAGTGCTTAAAAATGCGATCCCGCTTTATTTAAGTAGTTTAATTTATGCATTAGGTGCAGCATCAAAACTTTCAGAAATGGCTTCACGCAGAAACGCAATGGAAAATGCCACAGATAACGCTCAAGAAATTGAACAAACTCTAATTTTAGAATACAATAGTACAAGACAAGGTTTAATCACACAAGAAATTACTGAAATAGTTTCTGGTGCTGATGCAACATAA
- a CDS encoding uracil-DNA glycosylase: MKDSWLKILQSEGKKEYFQKIITKLSEAEKISEIFPEQTKMFRAFEFFQVNETKVVILGQDPYPTKGFADGLAFSSMNQKQRPKTLQNIFIELQKDYPSVSLKSNSLENWAKQGVLLLNTQLTVSQSQANSHKSFGWELFIVEVLKEVEKENKNVIYVALGNQAYETYLKANIKIEKIIRLSHPSPLSYNKSFKDGHLFLKINQKLKELNQSEIDFSTK; the protein is encoded by the coding sequence ATGAAAGATAGTTGATTAAAAATTTTACAGTCTGAAGGTAAAAAAGAATATTTCCAAAAAATCATTACAAAACTTTCTGAAGCTGAAAAAATCTCTGAAATTTTTCCTGAGCAAACTAAAATGTTCCGTGCTTTTGAATTTTTTCAGGTTAATGAAACTAAAGTAGTGATTTTGGGTCAGGATCCTTATCCAACCAAAGGTTTTGCAGATGGTTTAGCTTTTAGTTCAATGAATCAAAAACAAAGACCAAAAACTTTACAAAACATTTTTATTGAACTGCAAAAGGATTATCCATCAGTTTCACTTAAATCAAATTCGTTAGAAAATTGAGCTAAGCAAGGTGTTTTGTTATTGAATACTCAGCTTACAGTTAGTCAATCTCAAGCTAATTCTCACAAAAGCTTTGGTTGAGAATTGTTTATAGTTGAAGTTTTAAAAGAAGTTGAAAAAGAAAATAAAAATGTCATTTATGTTGCTTTAGGTAACCAAGCATATGAAACCTACTTAAAGGCAAATATTAAAATTGAGAAAATAATTCGTTTATCTCACCCAAGTCCTCTTTCATACAACAAAAGTTTTAAGGATGGACATCTTTTTCTTAAAATAAACCAAAAATTAAAAGAATTAAATCAATCAGAAATTGATTTTAGCACTAAATAA
- a CDS encoding F0F1 ATP synthase subunit A, whose amino-acid sequence MDQIINGIWNTWNQPQLLSLFVTVLVCIIISLVVYFKVKKVKPDQAPKGVALIAEAYVKGIDSQYENTAGEKLPKAKVYIFTLGTFLFIGNWVVILGLEPVVTSYSVTLTLGLSTFLGIYVVKIVYQKWYMLKNYMNPMNIIGDFSPLISISFRIYGNIIGGATLMFLIYSVCGYVWTLIPGMSNHEWYFFAPFITPLLHLYFDLFGGLIQAYVFSLLTTIYWVSEAVTPEKKTRKNKKIINANPQLY is encoded by the coding sequence GTGGATCAAATAATTAATGGTATCTGAAATACTTGAAATCAACCACAACTGTTATCACTTTTTGTGACCGTTTTAGTTTGTATTATAATCTCACTTGTGGTTTATTTCAAGGTTAAAAAAGTAAAACCAGATCAAGCACCAAAAGGTGTTGCATTAATTGCTGAAGCATATGTAAAAGGAATTGACAGTCAATATGAAAATACTGCTGGTGAAAAACTTCCAAAAGCAAAAGTTTATATTTTTACTCTAGGTACATTCCTTTTTATAGGTAACTGAGTTGTAATACTAGGTCTAGAACCAGTTGTAACTTCTTATTCAGTTACTTTAACATTGGGACTATCTACTTTTTTAGGTATTTATGTCGTTAAAATTGTTTATCAAAAATGATATATGCTTAAAAATTATATGAATCCTATGAATATTATTGGTGATTTTTCACCTCTAATTTCAATTAGTTTCCGTATTTATGGAAATATCATTGGTGGAGCAACCTTAATGTTCTTGATTTATAGTGTTTGTGGTTATGTATGGACATTAATACCTGGAATGTCAAATCACGAATGATATTTCTTTGCTCCATTTATCACACCTTTATTACACTTATACTTTGACTTGTTCGGGGGATTAATTCAAGCATATGTATTCTCTTTATTAACCACAATTTATTGAGTTAGTGAAGCGGTAACACCCGAAAAGAAAACTAGAAAAAACAAAAAAATAATAAATGCAAATCCGCAATTATATTAG
- the atpH gene encoding ATP synthase F1 subunit delta, protein MLQKSNPVGYAIAYYEIAKESNKIKEVHNQISTFKDILNLNKEMLTFLNNPEILNEEKFKFLDEVFADYDRDFINLIKVMIEKRNVNLLEKVLSHYLKMSNNELNIRFAKIISAMEISDKTLKLIKEKLEKFYNGVVEVKVEINPDLISGFEIHIGSQIISRNVSSDLINFKNYINEDKEV, encoded by the coding sequence ATGCTGCAAAAATCTAATCCTGTCGGATATGCTATTGCGTACTATGAAATAGCAAAAGAAAGCAATAAAATTAAAGAAGTTCATAATCAAATAAGTACATTTAAAGACATTCTTAATTTAAATAAAGAGATGTTAACTTTTCTTAACAATCCTGAAATCTTAAACGAAGAAAAATTTAAGTTTTTAGATGAAGTTTTTGCTGATTATGATAGAGATTTCATTAACTTAATTAAAGTTATGATTGAAAAAAGAAATGTGAATTTATTAGAAAAAGTTTTATCTCACTACTTAAAAATGTCTAATAATGAGCTTAACATTCGTTTTGCAAAAATTATTAGTGCTATGGAAATTAGTGATAAAACTCTTAAATTAATTAAAGAAAAACTAGAAAAATTCTACAATGGTGTAGTTGAAGTAAAAGTTGAAATTAACCCAGATTTAATCAGTGGTTTTGAAATTCATATTGGTTCACAAATCATTAGTAGAAATGTTAGTTCAGATTTAATTAATTTTAAAAATTATATTAATGAAGATAAGGAGGTTTAG
- the atpE gene encoding ATP synthase F0 subunit C yields MIYEPIIKLAEETVNNSQNSSGRGLVAIGIGLTMVGVIGTGVGQGYAAGKAAEAVGRNPEAEGKIRNMMIVGMAISESSAIYALIIAFLLLFLFK; encoded by the coding sequence ATGATATACGAGCCAATTATTAAATTAGCAGAAGAAACTGTAAATAACTCACAAAACTCTTCAGGTAGAGGACTTGTAGCAATTGGTATTGGTCTTACAATGGTTGGAGTTATAGGTACAGGAGTTGGTCAAGGTTATGCTGCTGGTAAAGCAGCTGAAGCTGTTGGACGTAATCCTGAAGCAGAAGGAAAAATCCGTAACATGATGATTGTTGGTATGGCTATTTCTGAATCATCTGCTATTTATGCTTTAATTATTGCCTTTCTTTTATTATTCTTATTCAAATAA
- a CDS encoding phenylalanine--tRNA ligase subunit beta has product MLISLNKLKELLPEINLDTSITKVINSLGFEVESIEKFADVEGLKFGIIKDLYINPNDKRLTVTTVEHNQGTSVIQTTDTILKVGDLVVFFPIGSRKNDFIFSEREIKGIKSEGMFAALSELNYKHELVDKNGDHVLVLPKDFASLNDDPIKKLGLDDYIIDVSTTANRNDANSYFTLANEISAYYNKEFNFNFTEVKNSFESNLKVQKKLANELMFFEVNNTNKIDTDLQTKLFLAKHDIDANLGFFVNLTNLTLLYTGATCHVYDRDKIGNEISCDLFTGKTNILGNKEVEVKNALAIYDENGEISLASVMGLEKSKVTDQTVNFAFEIGVFNPSQVRHSAKEIKMQSNSSNQASRVISPEISVRALNFLRTNLAQFNISNVVNCPENLTKKEIKINYEKLALYAGVTVNEVKSKFSETLIKLSKLGFEFTEEVVKVPNYRYDIEFFEDIIEEIFRFYSYNNFEPVQPNIKPLLTKTRNNLKELIQSNGYQEVRTFSLISKIKNQLNPFNFEKSVSLLTFVSKEREQIRNSIIPSLQEVVEHNQKRKIELLNIFEIGMINDNKFVCGIASTIKNYFEIKQDILNIFKFNNVEFKPFKDNSMIHPNVSAKIYVENKLVGWFGKIHPKFDNTDAFYAEILLEKNTQKVKFSDINYDPLKTIDLTFILNKDEYISQKINEIKNVTNVFDIVQIDEYHKENTKNITLRIYGTEQEIELINNKYNK; this is encoded by the coding sequence ATGTTAATATCGTTAAATAAGCTTAAAGAATTACTACCAGAGATTAATTTAGATACATCAATTACTAAAGTGATTAACAGTTTAGGGTTTGAAGTTGAAAGTATTGAAAAATTTGCAGATGTTGAAGGATTAAAATTCGGTATTATCAAGGATTTATACATCAATCCAAATGATAAACGTTTAACTGTTACAACTGTTGAACATAATCAAGGAACAAGCGTTATTCAAACAACAGATACAATTTTAAAAGTTGGAGATTTAGTTGTATTTTTCCCAATTGGTTCACGCAAAAATGACTTTATTTTTTCTGAAAGAGAGATTAAAGGTATTAAATCAGAAGGTATGTTTGCTGCTTTAAGTGAATTAAATTATAAACATGAACTAGTTGACAAAAATGGTGATCATGTTTTAGTTTTACCTAAAGATTTTGCATCATTAAATGATGATCCAATTAAAAAACTTGGTTTAGATGACTATATTATTGACGTTAGTACAACCGCAAATAGAAATGATGCCAATTCATATTTCACTTTAGCAAATGAAATAAGTGCTTACTATAATAAAGAATTTAATTTTAATTTTACAGAAGTAAAAAATTCATTTGAATCAAACTTAAAAGTACAAAAAAAACTAGCTAATGAACTAATGTTCTTTGAAGTAAATAATACAAATAAAATTGATACAGATTTACAGACAAAATTATTTTTAGCTAAACATGATATTGATGCTAATTTAGGTTTCTTTGTTAATTTAACTAATCTAACTCTTTTATATACTGGTGCTACTTGTCATGTTTATGATAGAGATAAAATTGGAAATGAAATTTCTTGTGATTTATTTACAGGTAAAACAAATATATTAGGAAATAAAGAAGTTGAGGTTAAAAACGCCTTAGCTATTTATGATGAAAACGGTGAAATTTCATTAGCATCTGTTATGGGACTTGAAAAATCAAAAGTTACTGATCAAACAGTTAATTTTGCTTTTGAAATTGGAGTGTTCAATCCTTCTCAAGTAAGACATAGCGCCAAAGAAATTAAAATGCAGTCAAATTCTTCAAATCAAGCTTCTAGAGTAATTAGCCCAGAAATTTCAGTAAGAGCATTAAACTTTTTAAGAACAAACTTAGCACAATTTAATATTTCAAATGTTGTAAATTGTCCAGAAAATTTAACTAAAAAAGAAATTAAAATAAACTATGAAAAACTAGCACTTTATGCTGGTGTGACTGTAAATGAAGTAAAATCAAAATTTAGCGAAACTTTAATTAAACTTTCTAAATTAGGTTTTGAATTTACAGAAGAAGTTGTTAAAGTTCCTAATTATCGTTATGATATTGAATTTTTTGAAGATATTATTGAAGAGATCTTTAGATTTTATTCATACAATAACTTTGAACCGGTTCAACCTAATATAAAACCATTATTAACTAAAACTAGAAATAATCTTAAAGAATTAATTCAATCAAACGGATATCAAGAAGTTAGAACTTTCTCATTAATTTCTAAAATTAAAAATCAATTGAATCCATTTAATTTTGAAAAATCTGTTTCATTACTTACCTTTGTATCAAAAGAAAGAGAACAAATTAGAAATAGTATTATCCCTTCACTTCAAGAAGTAGTTGAACATAATCAAAAAAGAAAAATTGAATTATTAAACATTTTTGAAATTGGTATGATCAATGACAATAAATTTGTTTGTGGTATTGCTTCAACAATTAAAAATTATTTTGAAATTAAACAGGATATATTAAATATATTCAAGTTCAATAATGTCGAATTCAAACCATTTAAAGACAATTCTATGATTCATCCAAATGTTTCAGCTAAAATTTATGTTGAAAACAAATTAGTTGGCTGATTTGGAAAAATTCACCCTAAATTTGATAATACTGATGCATTTTATGCAGAAATCTTACTTGAAAAAAATACACAAAAAGTTAAATTTAGTGACATAAATTATGATCCACTAAAAACAATTGATTTGACTTTCATTTTAAATAAAGATGAATATATTTCACAAAAAATTAATGAAATTAAAAATGTTACTAATGTTTTTGACATTGTTCAAATTGATGAATATCACAAAGAAAATACAAAAAATATTACTTTAAGAATTTATGGAACTGAACAAGAAATTGAATTAATTAATAATAAATATAATAAATAG
- the atpF gene encoding F0F1 ATP synthase subunit B, which produces MMQNIDLINIPLKVLHDSIDAPNNLEESISERFVGLFPNIPMMIATIISFALAFIFLTFFLYKPVKKMLKERHDFIQNNIDESIKVKEEAINKTNEANKHLQDAHIQANKIVNDAKVRSEKVIIAYTAKAKLDSKTLLEEAKLDIKAQKREFNEHAKDKIATLAIELAEKIVKKEISRKNHEEIIEDFLKSDITIEDLK; this is translated from the coding sequence ATGATGCAAAATATCGATTTAATCAATATACCACTAAAGGTATTACACGATAGTATTGACGCTCCGAATAATCTTGAAGAATCTATTTCTGAGCGTTTTGTAGGATTATTCCCTAATATTCCTATGATGATCGCAACTATAATTTCTTTTGCTCTTGCATTTATCTTTTTAACATTTTTTCTTTATAAACCAGTTAAGAAAATGTTAAAAGAAAGACATGATTTTATTCAAAACAACATAGACGAATCAATCAAAGTTAAAGAAGAAGCAATTAATAAAACTAATGAAGCTAATAAACATTTACAAGACGCACATATTCAGGCTAATAAGATTGTTAATGATGCTAAAGTTAGGTCTGAAAAAGTTATTATTGCTTATACCGCTAAAGCTAAATTAGATTCTAAAACTTTACTTGAAGAAGCAAAACTTGATATTAAAGCTCAAAAAAGAGAATTTAATGAACATGCTAAAGATAAAATTGCTACTTTAGCAATTGAACTAGCTGAAAAGATAGTTAAAAAAGAAATATCAAGAAAAAATCATGAAGAAATTATTGAAGATTTCCTTAAAAGCGATATTACAATCGAGGATCTTAAATAA